A window of the Synechococcus sp. LTW-R genome harbors these coding sequences:
- a CDS encoding mechanosensitive ion channel family protein, with protein sequence MSTLLPALLALIGGGLLSLLVARVFGVVFGRLTRRTRSDTDDFIVQVIVETIPILGWVVSASWAWWLVPTPPELDRVVFTIAKLILVVFLVRLVNRISLRLLQRSAVHSGDPAVGSMLRALAPMLRALVWSVGAVLYLQNIGVQMAAIWALLSAGGIGAGLALKQPVSEFFEYITILLDKPFQTGQFINVGEVWGTVERVGVRTTRLRSVNGEAIVMSNSALTSSVVANYGEMQERRLIYRLGVTYDTSHAVLERIPGLLKAIVERGGDTRFDRAHFVAFNSSSLDFELVYFVPSNNYIQAMEAQQRINLDIVQRFAQEGIEFAFPTQTLHVHNALETGV encoded by the coding sequence ATGTCAACGCTCCTGCCGGCCCTGTTGGCCTTGATCGGTGGGGGGTTGCTTTCGCTTCTCGTCGCGCGGGTGTTTGGGGTTGTCTTTGGTCGCCTGACCCGGAGGACCAGGAGTGATACCGACGACTTCATCGTTCAGGTCATCGTCGAGACGATCCCGATCCTGGGTTGGGTGGTCAGCGCGAGCTGGGCCTGGTGGCTCGTCCCAACGCCGCCTGAGTTGGATCGGGTGGTCTTCACCATCGCCAAGCTGATCCTGGTGGTCTTCCTGGTGCGGCTCGTGAACCGCATCAGCCTGCGTCTGTTGCAACGCTCCGCGGTCCACAGCGGTGACCCCGCCGTGGGGAGCATGCTGCGGGCCCTCGCCCCGATGTTGCGCGCCCTGGTCTGGTCTGTGGGCGCGGTTCTCTATCTCCAGAACATCGGCGTCCAGATGGCGGCGATCTGGGCCCTCCTTAGCGCCGGTGGAATTGGCGCGGGCTTGGCGTTGAAACAGCCGGTCTCTGAATTTTTTGAATACATCACGATCCTGCTGGACAAGCCCTTCCAAACCGGGCAATTCATCAACGTCGGCGAGGTCTGGGGCACGGTGGAACGGGTCGGCGTGCGCACCACCCGTCTACGCAGCGTCAACGGTGAGGCGATCGTGATGAGCAACAGCGCCCTCACCAGCTCCGTGGTGGCGAATTACGGAGAAATGCAAGAAAGGCGGCTGATCTACCGCTTGGGGGTGACCTATGACACCAGCCACGCCGTGCTGGAGCGGATACCGGGGCTGCTGAAGGCGATCGTTGAACGGGGCGGGGACACCCGCTTTGACCGGGCCCATTTCGTGGCCTTCAACAGCAGCAGCCTCGACTTTGAGCTGGTCTATTTCGTTCCCTCCAACAACTACATCCAAGCCATGGAGGCCCAGCAACGGATCAATCTCGACATCGTTCAACGCTTCGCGCAGGAGGGGATTGAGTTCGCCTTCCCAACCCAGACCCTGCACGTGCACAACGCCTTGGAGACTGGGGTCTAA
- the rpmB gene encoding 50S ribosomal protein L28, which translates to MSRVCQLTGKRANNGMAVSHSHIRTKKLQQVNLQERRLWWAEGNRYVKLRVSTRALKTIQKKGLGAYAKQLGINLAKI; encoded by the coding sequence ATGTCCCGGGTCTGCCAACTCACCGGCAAGCGCGCCAACAACGGCATGGCCGTCTCGCACTCCCACATCCGCACCAAGAAGCTCCAGCAGGTCAACCTGCAAGAGCGCCGTCTGTGGTGGGCTGAGGGCAACCGCTACGTCAAGCTGCGCGTCTCCACCCGCGCCCTGAAGACCATCCAGAAGAAGGGTCTGGGCGCCTACGCCAAGCAACTCGGCATCAACCTGGCCAAGATCTGA
- a CDS encoding peroxiredoxin — protein MNRRDLLLSVGAAALGLLGLPRQAFSMGGTLPELNLPAPPFTLPGVVPSPDGAIEAERSLSDFQGQWLVLYFYPRDFTEGCTIEAKGFQRDLERFHALNAEVVGISADDTDSHKEFCGSEALSYPLLSDPGGQTSKLYGSWIPPFSQRHTFLIDPEGVLRETWLGVRPLGHSQEILKRLGELQAAG, from the coding sequence TTGAACCGCCGCGATCTGCTCCTCTCTGTTGGCGCTGCGGCCCTCGGCCTGCTGGGACTTCCCCGGCAGGCTTTTTCAATGGGCGGCACCCTGCCCGAGCTCAACCTGCCTGCACCGCCATTCACGCTCCCGGGCGTTGTTCCCAGCCCCGATGGCGCCATCGAAGCCGAGCGCAGCCTGAGTGACTTTCAAGGGCAGTGGCTGGTCCTCTATTTCTATCCGCGCGATTTCACCGAAGGCTGCACGATCGAGGCCAAGGGCTTTCAACGGGACCTGGAGCGCTTCCATGCCCTCAATGCCGAGGTCGTAGGGATCAGCGCCGACGACACGGACTCCCACAAAGAGTTCTGCGGCAGTGAAGCGCTCAGCTACCCACTGCTCTCGGATCCTGGCGGGCAAACAAGCAAGCTCTACGGCAGCTGGATCCCCCCCTTCTCCCAACGGCACACCTTCCTCATTGACCCAGAGGGGGTGCTCCGAGAGACCTGGCTCGGCGTCCGGCCGTTAGGCCACAGCCAGGAGATCCTCAAGCGTCTGGGGGAACTCCAGGCCGCGGGCTAA
- a CDS encoding circularly permuted type 2 ATP-grasp protein: MFTEYRPKKGYDEYFNAADGPRSALKPLVHSLGALGLDHLNRNHAAAGVLLKRLGATFRLNDSGGQVGERILPFDPLPRLIPAGEWEQLERGLAQRLEAIDLFLADVYGPQRIIQDGIIPREDVESSQGWRPVLQGFKPPLDKWCQISGLDLIRDGEGTWRVLEDNLRCPSGVAYFLENRRVMKRMFPSLFSGRVVQPIDRYPSQLLKTLRELAPWTETPRVVLLTPGVLNSAYFEHSYLAQQMGIPLVEGRDLACEDGRVWMRTTRGLEAVDVIYRRIDDDFLDPAVFRSDSMLGVRGLMEVYAQGRVAIANAPGTGIADDKLIYAYVPDMVRYYLGEEPIIENVPTYLCSRPQDQAYVLAHLRELVVKAVSEAGGYGMLIGPHASSDEIEAFAAKIQANPRNFIAQPTLELSTVPSLSDGELYPCHVDLRPYILRGKSSWVTPGGLTRVALKRGSLVVNSSQGGGCKDTWIVEDGQC, translated from the coding sequence ATGTTTACCGAGTACAGGCCAAAGAAGGGGTACGACGAATACTTCAACGCCGCCGATGGACCGCGTTCGGCACTCAAGCCACTGGTCCATTCCTTGGGAGCCCTGGGGCTGGATCATCTCAACCGCAACCATGCGGCCGCTGGAGTTCTGCTGAAGCGCTTGGGTGCAACCTTCCGCTTGAACGATTCCGGTGGACAGGTAGGTGAACGGATCCTTCCGTTTGACCCCCTGCCGCGCCTGATTCCGGCAGGGGAGTGGGAGCAGCTGGAACGGGGCCTGGCCCAACGCTTGGAGGCGATCGATCTGTTCTTGGCCGATGTCTATGGCCCGCAGCGGATCATCCAGGACGGAATCATCCCTCGGGAGGATGTCGAGAGCTCGCAGGGCTGGAGACCGGTCCTGCAGGGGTTCAAACCCCCTCTTGATAAGTGGTGCCAGATCTCGGGCCTGGACCTGATCCGGGACGGAGAAGGCACCTGGCGCGTGCTCGAAGACAACCTGCGCTGCCCGTCCGGAGTCGCCTACTTCCTTGAGAACAGGCGGGTGATGAAGCGGATGTTCCCGAGTCTGTTCAGCGGGCGGGTCGTGCAGCCGATCGATCGCTATCCATCACAACTCCTGAAAACCCTGCGGGAATTGGCGCCCTGGACGGAGACACCGCGGGTGGTCCTGCTCACCCCAGGGGTTCTCAACAGTGCCTATTTCGAGCACAGCTATCTCGCCCAACAGATGGGCATTCCGCTGGTGGAAGGACGGGATCTGGCCTGTGAAGACGGCAGGGTCTGGATGCGGACAACGCGTGGATTGGAAGCGGTCGATGTGATCTATCGGCGCATCGATGACGACTTCCTCGATCCCGCGGTCTTCCGTAGCGATTCGATGTTGGGCGTTCGCGGCTTGATGGAGGTTTACGCCCAGGGACGTGTCGCCATTGCCAATGCCCCCGGCACCGGTATTGCGGACGACAAGTTGATCTACGCCTATGTCCCCGACATGGTGCGCTACTACCTCGGCGAAGAGCCGATCATTGAGAACGTCCCCACCTATCTCTGCTCCAGGCCCCAGGATCAGGCTTATGTCCTGGCCCATCTCCGGGAACTCGTGGTCAAGGCCGTCTCTGAAGCCGGAGGCTATGGAATGCTGATCGGACCCCACGCCAGCAGCGACGAGATCGAGGCGTTCGCCGCCAAGATCCAGGCCAACCCCCGGAACTTCATCGCCCAACCGACGCTGGAGCTCTCGACAGTCCCCTCGCTGAGTGACGGGGAGTTGTATCCCTGCCACGTGGATCTCAGGCCCTACATCCTCCGTGGCAAAAGCAGCTGGGTCACACCCGGTGGCTTGACCCGCGTCGCCCTCAAGCGCGGATCACTGGTGGTGAACTCCTCCCAGGGGGGTGGATGCAAGGACACCTGGATCGTGGAGGACGGCCAATGCTGA
- a CDS encoding alpha-E domain-containing protein — protein sequence MLSRVADSLYWINRYIERAENISRFVEVSEAMALDCPPGSAEPWQPLIDASGDRTLFDAVYPGGGAREVVEFLVRAEANPSSIVNCIAMARENARQIRDVITSEMWEHLNGLYWTLVENEEFWEEPTQEQLREIRRGCQLFYGITDATLSRDLSWQFSRLGRLIERADKTTRILDVKYFLLLPSPDDVGGVLDELQWMSLLRSAGAYQMFRQSNVGDISPEGVAAFLLLNPLFPRSVRYCLERIHETLQLIGRESAPGTPDDLECRVGLTQARWSYTKIDKLIAGGLHEAIDGLQQDLNELHNLIHDRYFVLPGGLSPEDDTVIPMNQSALPTTASDQDLACTPA from the coding sequence ATGCTGAGCCGTGTTGCCGACTCCCTGTATTGGATTAACCGCTATATCGAGCGGGCGGAGAACATCTCCCGCTTTGTCGAGGTCAGTGAGGCGATGGCCCTGGACTGTCCTCCGGGGAGTGCAGAACCTTGGCAACCCCTGATCGATGCCAGTGGAGATCGCACCCTCTTTGATGCGGTGTACCCCGGTGGTGGGGCTCGGGAGGTGGTCGAGTTCCTGGTGCGGGCGGAGGCCAACCCGAGCAGCATCGTCAACTGCATCGCCATGGCCCGGGAGAACGCCCGGCAGATCAGGGATGTGATCACCAGCGAGATGTGGGAGCACCTCAACGGTCTCTACTGGACCCTGGTGGAAAACGAGGAGTTCTGGGAGGAACCAACCCAGGAGCAGCTGCGGGAGATTCGACGTGGTTGTCAGCTCTTCTATGGCATCACGGATGCCACGTTGAGCCGGGACCTTTCCTGGCAATTCAGCCGACTTGGCCGTCTGATTGAGCGGGCGGACAAGACGACACGCATCCTCGATGTGAAGTACTTCCTACTGCTTCCCAGTCCCGATGACGTCGGTGGCGTGCTCGACGAACTGCAGTGGATGTCTCTGTTGCGCAGTGCCGGCGCCTATCAGATGTTCCGCCAATCCAATGTCGGTGACATCTCGCCAGAGGGGGTGGCAGCGTTTCTGCTGCTGAACCCGCTCTTCCCGCGCTCGGTTCGCTACTGCCTGGAGCGAATCCACGAGACCCTCCAGCTGATCGGCCGCGAATCCGCTCCGGGAACCCCCGATGACCTGGAGTGCAGGGTGGGACTGACCCAGGCCCGCTGGAGTTACACCAAAATCGACAAGCTGATCGCCGGAGGGCTGCATGAAGCCATTGACGGGTTGCAGCAGGACTTGAACGAGCTGCACAACCTGATTCACGACCGCTACTTCGTTCTCCCCGGAGGCCTCAGCCCGGAGGATGACACGGTGATCCCGATGAATCAGAGCGCTTTACCCACCACGGCTTCCGATCAAGATCTGGCATGCACGCCCGCTTAA
- a CDS encoding transglutaminase family protein has product MHARLIHRFNYSYSQPVLLGPHRFCLRPRPHGFQRLIDFKLEISPEPSQLYELMAAGGDTITRARFLQETEAFQVVATSEVETFTPPLIEACLDESMLQLPLAIGRLNPDLMSNLQGWLPNGQHDAAAVDLAQEALTGSDGSCLSFLQQLIEIIQDRVKYTQRHQGPAWPAGRTLKERIGSCRDLAMLMIECCRSLGLPARFVSGYHLVEPKPDRYDLHAWTEVYLQGAGWRGFDASGQGAVDDRYIPVVTSSKSDLTAAVSGTFSGPTGVQSSLSWEIEAELLSPAARH; this is encoded by the coding sequence ATGCACGCCCGCTTAATCCACCGCTTCAACTACAGCTACAGCCAACCCGTCCTGCTGGGCCCCCATCGCTTTTGCCTGCGGCCCAGGCCCCACGGCTTCCAGCGCCTGATTGATTTCAAGTTGGAGATCAGCCCCGAACCCAGTCAGCTCTACGAGCTCATGGCTGCAGGGGGGGACACGATTACGCGGGCGCGCTTCCTTCAGGAAACAGAGGCCTTTCAGGTGGTCGCCACCAGTGAGGTGGAAACCTTCACGCCACCACTGATTGAGGCGTGCTTGGACGAGAGCATGCTGCAGTTGCCACTCGCCATCGGCAGGCTCAATCCCGATTTGATGAGCAACCTCCAAGGCTGGTTGCCCAATGGCCAACACGATGCCGCCGCCGTCGATCTCGCCCAGGAAGCGCTCACGGGAAGCGACGGGAGTTGCCTGAGCTTTCTGCAACAACTCATCGAAATCATTCAGGACCGGGTGAAGTACACCCAACGGCATCAAGGACCCGCTTGGCCGGCAGGTCGCACCCTCAAGGAGCGCATCGGCTCCTGCCGTGATCTGGCGATGCTGATGATCGAGTGCTGCCGCAGTCTCGGGCTGCCCGCTCGTTTCGTCAGCGGCTATCACCTGGTGGAGCCCAAGCCGGACCGCTACGACCTCCATGCCTGGACGGAGGTCTACCTGCAGGGAGCCGGTTGGCGTGGATTTGATGCCAGCGGACAAGGGGCGGTGGATGACCGCTACATCCCCGTGGTGACCTCCTCCAAATCAGACTTGACTGCGGCAGTGAGCGGAACCTTCTCCGGCCCGACCGGGGTGCAGAGCAGCTTGAGCTGGGAGATCGAGGCCGAACTGCTCAGTCCAGCCGCTCGCCATTAG
- a CDS encoding redox protein gives MFELIPYEKFRDTPAVRFFDITVAESNARDLVIHSGPAVSPPDEANTGAWQFYLHPHQEDNLLALTGGRVFYLVNFAWSYPYHIVRLDTGGDILRIPPGTFHRSISDEEGSVVLNQAIREPGACVAREFRVYNSRLIPRLFATTHRTAPLPKLHGVSW, from the coding sequence ATGTTTGAGCTGATTCCCTACGAGAAATTCCGCGATACGCCGGCTGTTCGTTTCTTCGACATCACGGTCGCTGAGTCCAACGCCCGCGATTTGGTCATCCACAGCGGGCCAGCCGTGAGCCCACCCGATGAGGCCAACACGGGGGCCTGGCAGTTTTATTTGCACCCGCACCAGGAGGACAACCTGCTGGCCCTCACGGGCGGGCGCGTTTTTTATCTGGTCAATTTCGCTTGGAGTTATCCGTATCACATTGTTCGTCTGGACACCGGTGGCGACATCCTGCGGATTCCACCGGGAACGTTTCATCGTTCGATCTCCGATGAGGAGGGTTCGGTCGTCCTCAACCAGGCCATTCGTGAGCCTGGCGCCTGCGTGGCCCGTGAATTCCGTGTGTACAACAGCAGGCTGATTCCTCGGCTGTTCGCGACAACCCATCGCACGGCTCCCCTACCCAAGCTGCACGGCGTCAGCTGGTAG
- a CDS encoding glycosyltransferase family 2 protein: protein MPLILWLASASSACLLLLLLALELQLGRAPRLRASDSRERPEGCSWLRILVPAYNEHDNIADCLQAIVAAAPTDWPIELVVIDDASSDDTQALAEAMREACPRTDVRWRILQAGPRPHGERWSGKNWPASVGAALSWPEADPACQWLLFLDADVRLRPGVIEAALQEACAQQSDLLTLAPRLECSCLAEWLVQPIVATLLGLGFPIRRSNDPDDPTAFAAGPFMLFRYSSYLAIGGHRGVASEVVEDLALARKIKQSQLRLRYLLGIDLVDLQMYRSLAALWEGWTKNWFLGVDRNGFKAVGSVGVVLLLFAAPWLSAAVVLLQWLLLGSVLRPTLAAVLASLVLVLAIRLWSAWRFGTPIRYWWLSWLGALLIAAIVPASIWKTTTGRGWTWRGRQLEG from the coding sequence ATGCCGCTGATCCTCTGGCTGGCCAGCGCCAGCAGTGCCTGTTTGCTGCTGTTGTTGTTGGCCCTTGAGCTGCAGCTGGGGCGTGCGCCGCGGCTGCGGGCGAGTGACTCGCGCGAACGGCCCGAGGGTTGCAGCTGGCTGCGGATCCTCGTGCCGGCCTACAACGAACACGACAACATCGCGGACTGTCTCCAGGCCATCGTCGCTGCGGCACCGACGGACTGGCCGATTGAGCTCGTGGTGATCGACGATGCCTCCAGCGACGACACCCAAGCCCTGGCCGAGGCCATGCGCGAAGCCTGCCCGCGCACGGATGTGCGTTGGAGAATCCTGCAGGCCGGTCCCCGTCCGCATGGCGAGCGTTGGTCAGGCAAGAACTGGCCCGCCAGCGTCGGCGCTGCCCTGTCCTGGCCCGAGGCTGATCCCGCATGTCAGTGGCTGCTCTTCTTGGATGCCGATGTGCGTCTGCGGCCAGGGGTGATTGAAGCGGCCCTGCAGGAGGCGTGCGCGCAGCAGAGTGATCTGTTGACCCTGGCTCCCCGCCTGGAGTGCAGCTGTCTGGCGGAGTGGTTGGTGCAACCGATTGTGGCCACGTTGCTTGGCCTTGGTTTCCCAATTCGCCGCAGCAACGATCCGGATGACCCAACGGCGTTTGCGGCGGGGCCGTTCATGCTGTTTCGCTACTCCAGTTATTTAGCCATCGGCGGTCACCGCGGCGTCGCTTCGGAGGTCGTCGAAGATCTCGCCTTGGCGCGCAAGATCAAGCAATCCCAGTTGCGATTGCGTTACCTGCTTGGCATAGATTTGGTCGATCTGCAGATGTATCGCAGCCTCGCCGCCCTCTGGGAAGGCTGGACCAAAAATTGGTTTCTTGGGGTGGATCGCAACGGGTTCAAAGCGGTTGGGAGTGTTGGTGTTGTCCTCCTGCTCTTTGCGGCACCTTGGCTCTCCGCAGCGGTTGTGCTGCTGCAGTGGTTGCTGCTGGGTTCTGTACTGAGGCCCACCCTGGCCGCTGTACTGGCGTCGTTGGTCCTTGTCCTGGCCATCCGTCTTTGGAGTGCCTGGCGCTTTGGCACACCGATTCGGTATTGGTGGTTGAGCTGGCTTGGTGCACTGCTCATCGCCGCGATTGTTCCAGCCAGCATCTGGAAGACGACCACGGGCCGTGGCTGGACCTGGCGGGGCAGGCAGCTCGAGGGCTGA
- the csaB gene encoding polysaccharide pyruvyl transferase CsaB, giving the protein MPQSVLLCGYYGEHNLGDDALLQAFLGELPQSLTPVVTAFDESQVQRLHGVETVQRRDLKAVLARLRSCQALVLGGGSLLQDSTSFKSLLYYGALITAARLQGKPVVLWAQGLGPLQRRRSRAFVRLLLSLTTAVSWRDPESATLARRLGCDGEDAGDAVWLLPQQQWLGRGGPIVVCWRPTPLLQGSDWSPYLEALDQLAAQTDREVLWLPFHREQDRSLLEQFRNEGLIPEALSRRSRQLQAENPREAMAVFRSSGLVLAMRLHALILAALSGAPVSALSYDPKVKACADQLRCDALDLASRSAASDCLQQWSRSLDQPPQSAVIASIRSTLELHRRVLTSALCR; this is encoded by the coding sequence GTGCCCCAGTCCGTTCTGCTCTGCGGCTACTACGGCGAACACAACCTCGGGGATGACGCCCTGCTGCAGGCGTTTCTTGGGGAACTCCCCCAGTCCCTCACCCCTGTGGTGACGGCCTTTGACGAGAGCCAAGTGCAACGGCTGCATGGCGTTGAGACGGTGCAACGGCGGGACCTGAAGGCGGTTCTCGCTCGCCTGCGCTCCTGTCAGGCCTTGGTGCTGGGTGGCGGCAGCCTGTTGCAGGACAGCACGAGTTTCAAGAGCCTGCTCTATTACGGCGCTCTGATCACGGCGGCGCGCCTGCAGGGCAAACCGGTCGTGCTTTGGGCTCAGGGCTTGGGCCCGTTGCAACGCCGGCGCAGCCGTGCCTTCGTCCGTCTCCTGTTGTCGTTGACCACGGCCGTCAGTTGGCGTGACCCGGAATCGGCAACCTTGGCTCGGCGTCTGGGCTGTGATGGCGAGGATGCCGGTGATGCGGTCTGGCTCCTGCCCCAACAGCAGTGGCTGGGCCGTGGAGGCCCGATTGTGGTCTGCTGGCGTCCGACGCCGTTGCTCCAAGGGTCCGATTGGAGCCCCTACCTCGAAGCGCTCGATCAATTGGCAGCCCAGACCGATCGCGAGGTGCTCTGGCTTCCCTTCCACCGTGAGCAGGACCGTTCCCTTCTCGAGCAGTTCCGCAACGAGGGCCTGATCCCTGAGGCTTTATCCCGCCGTAGCCGTCAACTCCAGGCAGAGAACCCCAGGGAGGCGATGGCGGTCTTCCGTTCCTCTGGGCTGGTCCTGGCGATGCGTCTGCACGCCCTGATCCTGGCGGCACTGTCTGGTGCGCCGGTCTCGGCCTTGAGTTATGACCCGAAGGTCAAGGCCTGCGCCGATCAGTTGCGCTGTGATGCCTTGGATCTCGCCTCTCGCTCGGCGGCATCCGACTGCTTGCAGCAGTGGAGCCGAAGCCTGGACCAGCCACCGCAGAGCGCGGTGATCGCCTCGATTCGCTCGACCTTGGAACTGCACCGTCGGGTCTTGACCAGCGCCCTATGCCGCTGA
- a CDS encoding thioredoxin family protein, protein MTLTVLKFSSEDCGTCHRMSHYDSKVAEELGCTFVSVMLQDTEAYRKYRKVLLAQYPNKEGMGWPTYLVVEDPEGEFSIKGEIKGGMPKGDFRTKLSALLPNL, encoded by the coding sequence ATGACACTCACGGTCCTCAAGTTCAGCTCCGAGGATTGCGGCACCTGCCATCGGATGAGTCATTACGACAGCAAGGTCGCCGAAGAGCTGGGGTGCACCTTTGTCAGTGTGATGCTGCAGGACACGGAGGCCTACCGGAAATACCGCAAAGTTCTCTTGGCGCAGTACCCCAATAAAGAAGGAATGGGCTGGCCGACCTACCTAGTTGTCGAAGACCCAGAAGGCGAGTTCAGCATTAAGGGGGAGATCAAAGGCGGCATGCCGAAGGGCGATTTCAGGACCAAACTCTCGGCACTGCTTCCCAATCTTTGA
- a CDS encoding PAS domain-containing protein, whose protein sequence is MHPFFLLEPGDGLVLCGASGQITHVDRSAQQRLGHHAQEWCGQPIRDCWPELADLIVQEHRRLAEGARDHVLPLPHPTGVELATRIRLFASDSGFGVGVLRRRAQRLDAAPEETNEDAYRRLLEGVLDTAQDAVLVTLAEPLDAPGPIIVYANKSLLEQTGYALHEVLGRSPRLFQGPETSKESTAALRAAMDQWKPATMQVINYRRDQSTCWIELKVSPLSDSSGWFTHWVSVQRDVTDRVLLKRQLAQEARSLADRLDSKQEVTGFNVASSP, encoded by the coding sequence GTGCACCCGTTCTTCCTGCTGGAGCCCGGTGATGGTTTGGTGCTCTGCGGTGCGAGCGGTCAGATCACCCATGTGGATCGAAGCGCCCAGCAGCGGTTGGGCCACCATGCCCAGGAGTGGTGCGGGCAACCCATCCGCGACTGCTGGCCCGAGCTGGCGGACCTGATTGTTCAAGAGCACCGGCGCCTCGCCGAAGGGGCCAGGGACCATGTCCTGCCCCTTCCTCACCCCACTGGTGTGGAGTTGGCCACGCGCATCCGGCTCTTTGCCTCGGACTCTGGCTTTGGGGTCGGTGTGTTGCGGCGCCGGGCCCAGCGCCTGGATGCTGCGCCGGAGGAAACCAACGAAGACGCCTATCGGCGCCTGCTGGAAGGGGTGCTGGATACCGCCCAGGACGCTGTTCTGGTGACCCTGGCTGAACCCTTGGACGCCCCTGGTCCAATCATTGTTTACGCCAACAAATCCCTGTTGGAGCAGACCGGCTACGCCCTGCATGAGGTGTTGGGCCGCAGTCCGCGTTTGTTCCAAGGGCCTGAAACCTCAAAGGAGAGCACGGCCGCGCTGCGGGCGGCGATGGACCAGTGGAAGCCCGCGACGATGCAGGTCATCAACTACCGGCGTGATCAATCCACCTGTTGGATTGAGCTCAAGGTGTCACCCCTGTCCGATTCCTCGGGCTGGTTCACCCATTGGGTGTCCGTCCAACGGGATGTCACCGACCGGGTTCTACTCAAACGCCAGCTCGCCCAAGAAGCGAGGTCCCTGGCCGACCGATTGGACAGCAAGCAGGAGGTCACCGGCTTCAACGTTGCGTCTTCGCCCTAG
- a CDS encoding ABC transporter ATP-binding protein, which translates to MSATPYFEAIAVEAWLGSRPVFQDLSLTLRLGEPTVLLGPNGAGKSALIHLISRSLYPVVKPDSALRLFGNSTVNLWDLRQRIGFVSSALQASYIPSVPAEDVVLSGVFGSVGLGRPQQPTGQQRAQALEQLEQFGLTHLQGRPFGECSDGQRRRLLLGRALIHQPEVLVLDEPINGLDFKAKHELLASLRQLSQQGTTVLLVTHQLDAVIPEIERAVLIKEGSIVGDGSVADVLTSDTLSACFETPMAVLEQGGWRQAIPLLKP; encoded by the coding sequence ATGAGCGCGACCCCCTATTTCGAAGCCATAGCCGTTGAGGCCTGGCTCGGCTCAAGGCCCGTCTTCCAGGACTTAAGCCTGACGTTGCGGCTCGGTGAACCCACGGTGCTGCTGGGTCCCAACGGCGCCGGCAAAAGCGCCTTGATCCACTTGATCAGTCGCAGCCTCTACCCGGTTGTGAAACCAGACTCAGCCCTCCGGCTCTTCGGGAACAGCACCGTCAACCTCTGGGATCTACGTCAACGGATTGGCTTTGTCTCGAGCGCGCTTCAAGCCAGCTACATCCCAAGCGTCCCTGCGGAAGACGTGGTTCTCTCGGGAGTCTTTGGCTCAGTCGGCCTAGGGCGTCCCCAACAGCCCACAGGCCAACAGCGCGCTCAAGCCCTTGAGCAACTCGAGCAATTCGGACTGACCCATCTGCAAGGACGCCCGTTTGGCGAATGTTCCGATGGACAACGCCGGCGGTTGCTGCTCGGTCGTGCCCTGATTCACCAGCCGGAGGTTCTCGTTCTCGACGAACCGATCAACGGCCTGGACTTCAAGGCCAAACACGAACTGCTCGCCAGCCTGCGGCAGCTCAGCCAGCAGGGGACCACGGTGCTGCTGGTGACCCACCAATTGGATGCGGTAATTCCCGAGATCGAACGCGCCGTTCTGATCAAAGAGGGGAGCATCGTGGGCGACGGCTCCGTCGCGGACGTGCTCACCAGCGACACGCTGAGTGCCTGCTTTGAGACCCCCATGGCCGTGCTGGAGCAGGGGGGCTGGCGGCAGGCCATACCGCTGCTGAAGCCATAA